The genomic window ACAGATCCTTCATGCGGGTGGTGGCCTCGCCGATCTCGACCAAGGCCGCGAACTTTTCGGTGACCACCGTCTCGAGCGGGTAGATGGGCACCGCCACGCCCTGCTCCAGCAGCAGGGGCGGGAAGGTCCAGACCACCGGCGCTGGCGTGATCGCGTTCCCGAACGACACGTCGATTTTCAGGTCGGCGCGCGACGCCCCTAGCCGGGCCACCACATGCGCCTTGACGCCGGGATACGCGTGACCGAGCTGATGGGGGATGACCGAGATGGTCGCGGCGTCGAACGTCAGGCCGTCACCGAAGCGCAAGCCGCAGACCTCGCCCAGCACCGCCCGCACGTCCTCTGGTGTATGCGGCAGGCCTCGCGATGCAAAGTCGAGGTCTTCGGTCGGCCGGGCGGCCTGCCCAAAACGTGCGAACAGGCTCAGGGCCCCCTTGAGTACGAAGCGCTCCGCATAGGGACTGGCGTCCAGCCGCGCCAGCAACCCCTGCTGCGCGTAGAGGAGCAGCATGGCGTTGGCGGGCAGGTTGGGGTACCGCGTGCGCCCGAGGGCGCGCAGCCGCGCGAGGATGCTCGCGGGGTTGGGCTCAGTGATCTTGGTCATGTAAGAGCACCTCCAGGTCATGCGAGAGGAGCGTCCAAACGCCCTGGGCCCGGCCCAGTTCGATCAGGGCCTGCACCTGCGCCTCAGGGCGTTTCAGGTACTTCTTCAAGCCCTCGAGGTACAGATCTCGCCCGAACTTCGGGGCGTAGCGCAGCAGGTCGGTCAGCGTTTTTTCCACGCTGTAGGTAGTCAGAATCCGCCCACGAACGTGGACGGTGACGAGGCCCTCACCGTAGGCCCGGGGGCCGAAGTAAAAGATCTCAATGGCCGGCGTGTCCACCGCGGGGGGCCGGTGTCGGGAAGGCACAGCGAACTGGAGCACCGTGGGCCGGGTCGTGGTCAGGCCGTGCAGGTGCAGGGCGCTCACGAGGCAGGGCCGGGCGTACGGCGCGCGCAATTGGACTTCCAACAGATCCTCGGCGGCCCCGTCTGCCACCGGCAAGTCCCCCACATCCACCAGGCGGTACACCCCCCGCTGGGCGCGCTCGATCAGCCCCTGGCGCAGCAGCCGGGTCAGGGTCACGCTGCGCACCCCCGCCCGCGCGGCGTCCCGGGCCGTGAGCACCCCACCCCCCTGCGTGAACAGGTCGAGCACCTCCAGGGCGCCTGTGGTCGTGATGTTCATAACTGCAGGAAGTATAAGCTTACCTTCCTACGCTTTCAAACAGTTCCATATTCACCCTTCTGGTAAGCAGTCTTACCAGAAAGTCTTTGTGTACACTGAACACCAATGACCACTTTATCCCCAGACCCGGTAGGGGAGACCCAGGGCAGCTCCACTGGCTCCCCCTCTGAATTCCCCTGCGTCATAGCCCAGGGCCCTCTTGTCACCACCCGAGTGCTGGGGGAGGTCGAGGCGATCCACCAGGTGCTGCACCGTGCTGCCCTCAAGCGCCTCGAGTCCCGCCGCTCCGCTTGGATCGAGGGTCTCGCTGTGCTCGGCTCCATCGCGACTTGCGTCGCCCTCCTCGTGTACTGGCCACAGCTTCCGCTCGAACTGGTCGTCGTACTGGCCCTCGCCGTCCTCATCGGCGCGCTGTACACCATGGTCAACGCCGCCCGCGAGTGGACGAGGCGGGACGTGGACACGATGAAGCAGCTGATCGGGGCAGCGGCGGCCGAACGCCCGCTGATCCGCGCACTTTTCCCGTTTTCCAGGGCGAGCCTCCTGCATGCGGCCGCCACAGCCCGTGCTGCAGAAAGCCGCGTGGGCTCCCGGCTCACCCTCTTCCTGGGAGCCAACCGGGCCGGTGGCTTGATGGGCGGCCTGTTGGTGCTGCTCGGAGCCCTGTCAGCCGGGAAGTACCTTCAGGACATGCAGATCATCATTCCCTGGCTGAACATGCCTGTGACGGCCACGGGCGTCATCGCGACCGTCCTCTTTGCTTACGGTGTGGTCGCCGCGCTGCTCTTCGCAGGACATAGCGTAAACGCGCTCCCTCATTACGCCGAATTGCTTGAGCGGGTAGCGAGCTTGAAGGAGAATTTGAAGGACGATGAGGAGTCCGCGTGACCCTGGAACTCTACCGGCATGACCACCTCGCGCTGTCCCGCAGCTGGGTCAGCCTCTCACCAGAGGAACGCCGGCGGCGGGCTGTTGCCGCAGTCGCTGGGCAAGATATGGGAACCCTCCTTGACCTGCTAGACGCGCACCACGTCCGCACACACGGGCACGTCAGCGGTGAGACCCTGCGTAAGTACCGACTGGGGGCGCGCATCTGGTTGACGTACGCCTCCACGCAGGCCGTGAACGTGCTGCATCCGGAGCCGGAGGACACCGACCTGTGGGTGCGATCGATGGAGGCGGCGGGCAAGGCCCCGGCCAGCGTGGGTGTCCTGCTCGCCGGAGCACGGGCGCTCTACGAGGCGCTACGCTGGGCCAAGGCTACGAAAGACACGCCGTTTACGGATGTCAGACCAAAGAAGGATCGACGGCGGCCCTGGGACAAGCGCCAACCCTACCCGGATGCAGACGTGCAAAGACTCCTAGACGTAGCCCCGGTGGAAATGCGGGTGCTGCTGAGGCTGGGAGGTATCGCGGGCTTGCGAGCGTCTGAGATCACCGGCCTGAAATGGGAGAGCGTGGATCTCGATGGCGGGGCACTTACCGTCGTGAACGGAAAGGGGGGCAAGACCCGCCGGGTGCTGCTATCTACATCATTGATCGAGGATTTGCGTCAGCTAGGAGTGAAAGACGGCAGCCTCCTCGTGATCGGCCGCACGCCGGAAGCGGCCCGGGCTCGACTACGAACGCTCTGTACCCAAAATAACGTGCCGTACTTGGGGCTGCACGCACTTCGGCATACGGCGGGCACGCGCCTCGTACGGGCCGGCTTTCAGCTCCAAGACGTCGCCGAGCACCTGGGGCATAGCGACGTGCAAACGGCAAGGACGTATGGCAAGTGGGCAGACGACCGGCTTAAAGAGCACCTGCGTGGCCTCTGAAATTGCAGGAAGGAGGCCAATCCTTGAGGGGGACAATGGCGCACTTGGGTACGCTAGGTTCAGAA from Deinococcus koreensis includes these protein-coding regions:
- a CDS encoding nucleotidyl transferase AbiEii/AbiGii toxin family protein; translated protein: MTKITEPNPASILARLRALGRTRYPNLPANAMLLLYAQQGLLARLDASPYAERFVLKGALSLFARFGQAARPTEDLDFASRGLPHTPEDVRAVLGEVCGLRFGDGLTFDAATISVIPHQLGHAYPGVKAHVVARLGASRADLKIDVSFGNAITPAPVVWTFPPLLLEQGVAVPIYPLETVVTEKFAALVEIGEATTRMKDLYDLHMILTREALGARDTSLALRRSFAARGTPAAAVPLVLDEAFGRSEVLTRRWNQYLARTRFSAPPFEGIMALLRTFYRPLLMEGRDQGTWSPAAAHWQDASGE
- a CDS encoding type IV toxin-antitoxin system AbiEi family antitoxin domain-containing protein, with protein sequence MNITTTGALEVLDLFTQGGGVLTARDAARAGVRSVTLTRLLRQGLIERAQRGVYRLVDVGDLPVADGAAEDLLEVQLRAPYARPCLVSALHLHGLTTTRPTVLQFAVPSRHRPPAVDTPAIEIFYFGPRAYGEGLVTVHVRGRILTTYSVEKTLTDLLRYAPKFGRDLYLEGLKKYLKRPEAQVQALIELGRAQGVWTLLSHDLEVLLHDQDH
- a CDS encoding tyrosine-type recombinase/integrase, with product MTLELYRHDHLALSRSWVSLSPEERRRRAVAAVAGQDMGTLLDLLDAHHVRTHGHVSGETLRKYRLGARIWLTYASTQAVNVLHPEPEDTDLWVRSMEAAGKAPASVGVLLAGARALYEALRWAKATKDTPFTDVRPKKDRRRPWDKRQPYPDADVQRLLDVAPVEMRVLLRLGGIAGLRASEITGLKWESVDLDGGALTVVNGKGGKTRRVLLSTSLIEDLRQLGVKDGSLLVIGRTPEAARARLRTLCTQNNVPYLGLHALRHTAGTRLVRAGFQLQDVAEHLGHSDVQTARTYGKWADDRLKEHLRGL